Proteins found in one Nostoc sphaeroides genomic segment:
- a CDS encoding plasmid replication protein, CyRepA1 family, with protein MKNLSSVLPSAQNLLPEESLSEFASRIEREFLTESAIAISLYTDNIRIVSDIEISDGGDVSTPIHDALNWKYTRFGHQAKPTLHAAIFFNEDGSPWQAKLSTPRTDPKKDKDQKYESPIGNGSRAYLPTVNRETRRLIANRYGVEVPPPGESFWDWLELHPEIPIIITEGGKKSLCLLSQGYVAIALYGINSGYRSKDRLGNPVKPYLIPDIARFATKGRKITLAFDQDTNPQTQKRVNAANFRFSRLLTAAGSIVDIAIWDGQKGLCKGVDDLIVNAGVTAWYTALNQALSVAHWQLWQRLENRLTYEPSLKVTTADLSTLEIKDLPESGIIGINSGKGTGKTKFMAKTTAKSEKLLAPSHRIALVQNLCARASLDYRGDLDKVNGNFIKGGAYSFRIGFCVDSLLAIDPKKFAGCDLMIDEIVQVVRHLLTSSTCDQDGKRPALLARFAELIRVARRIIVADADLNNPTLNYIWELRENPDPIYLIYNDYQPKPYHITFIQAKDKSAVINELIQNARNIEQGKALYVTTDSKATSKTTARLLQKEIPGIRILLVNSETSGNPDEKRFLKTPDAVIAEGLYDVIICSPTVATGVSIEIPDFVEKVYGIFTGASSTDADMSQSLARLRDNVDRTVWCAKRGTNYCKVSRSSNYLEIKAQLQQRTDATVSLVRSNLRPDIVEGIANFDWQSNPHVNLYARISAEQNYSMMNLSDALLIRLRHEGHQITIDNRESDKAVKLLLKSAKDEIKQIEAKDIVAAADLTYPEIALLESQEVVSPEDALAIRKYYLKDFYCLDELTLEVVLWDKEGRRRGELLNLEAQLYPALGLDRTAKSLEKQANWNQAICPWDISGTALRRSMREAFGLNDFLDPNKEWTKADLKPYADKIRKYAPEILHHLNRTISDKMSDVQVVHQMLSQLGIKATFRWSRFEPGFERQKIKVYRLDAETWSNLMSILAKRAARRERLQNLGESDGSAMSFNTQNNLGDPNQHHPKSLIETLIGLVCTVTGDDDQFLVQSKTLDSRARCQNLTNKTVVLLSFTELTPVDRT; from the coding sequence AAGTGCGATCGCAATTTCTCTGTACACTGATAACATCCGTATCGTCTCCGACATAGAAATTAGTGATGGCGGGGATGTCTCAACCCCAATCCACGACGCACTGAACTGGAAATATACCAGATTTGGACATCAAGCCAAACCCACACTCCACGCCGCAATATTTTTTAACGAAGACGGTAGCCCCTGGCAAGCCAAACTGAGTACACCCAGGACTGACCCGAAAAAAGACAAGGATCAAAAATACGAAAGCCCAATTGGGAACGGTTCACGCGCCTATCTCCCCACCGTCAACCGAGAAACTAGACGCTTAATTGCCAACCGCTACGGCGTAGAAGTCCCCCCTCCTGGCGAAAGTTTTTGGGACTGGCTTGAACTCCACCCAGAAATCCCGATCATCATTACAGAAGGGGGTAAAAAATCCTTATGCCTGTTGTCACAGGGGTATGTAGCCATTGCCCTTTACGGAATTAACTCAGGCTACCGCAGCAAAGATAGACTTGGCAACCCTGTCAAGCCCTACTTAATCCCAGATATAGCACGATTTGCCACAAAAGGCAGAAAAATTACCCTCGCCTTTGACCAAGACACCAATCCACAAACCCAAAAACGAGTTAACGCTGCCAATTTCCGCTTTAGCCGATTATTGACCGCCGCCGGCTCAATAGTTGATATCGCCATCTGGGACGGTCAAAAAGGACTGTGTAAAGGCGTGGATGACCTGATAGTAAACGCTGGGGTAACAGCCTGGTATACAGCCTTAAACCAAGCCCTTTCAGTAGCACATTGGCAGTTGTGGCAACGCTTAGAAAATCGCTTAACTTACGAACCCTCATTAAAAGTAACCACAGCCGACTTATCGACCTTGGAGATCAAAGACTTACCCGAGTCAGGAATTATTGGCATTAACTCAGGTAAAGGCACTGGTAAAACTAAGTTTATGGCCAAAACAACAGCTAAGTCTGAGAAACTATTAGCACCGAGTCACAGAATTGCCCTCGTACAGAATTTATGTGCCAGGGCTTCTTTAGATTACCGAGGCGACTTAGATAAAGTCAACGGCAATTTTATCAAAGGAGGAGCTTACAGCTTCCGAATTGGTTTCTGTGTTGATTCACTCCTAGCCATCGACCCGAAAAAATTTGCTGGTTGTGACTTAATGATTGATGAAATTGTCCAAGTTGTTCGTCACTTACTAACTTCTAGTACTTGCGATCAAGACGGGAAACGTCCCGCATTACTAGCGAGATTTGCAGAATTAATTAGAGTCGCTCGGAGAATAATTGTTGCTGATGCTGATTTAAACAACCCAACCCTAAATTACATCTGGGAACTCCGAGAAAACCCAGATCCAATCTACTTAATTTACAACGACTATCAACCCAAACCCTACCACATAACATTTATTCAAGCCAAAGATAAATCAGCTGTTATAAACGAGTTAATCCAAAATGCACGGAACATCGAGCAAGGTAAGGCGCTATATGTCACCACAGATAGCAAAGCCACCAGCAAGACAACAGCACGACTCCTACAAAAAGAAATTCCTGGTATTAGAATCCTGCTAGTTAACTCAGAAACCAGTGGCAATCCTGATGAAAAAAGGTTTTTGAAAACTCCCGACGCTGTAATTGCCGAAGGGTTATATGACGTAATTATTTGTTCTCCCACAGTCGCCACCGGAGTCAGCATAGAAATTCCAGATTTTGTCGAGAAAGTCTATGGAATTTTCACCGGTGCATCATCCACCGACGCTGATATGTCCCAATCTTTAGCTCGACTACGAGACAACGTAGACCGCACAGTTTGGTGTGCCAAACGTGGGACAAATTACTGTAAAGTTTCTCGCTCCAGTAATTATCTAGAAATTAAAGCCCAATTACAACAGAGAACAGATGCCACTGTTAGCTTAGTCCGTTCCAACCTCAGACCAGATATTGTTGAAGGTATTGCTAATTTCGATTGGCAATCAAACCCCCATGTTAATTTGTATGCCCGAATTAGTGCCGAGCAGAATTATTCGATGATGAATCTCTCTGATGCACTGCTAATTCGACTAAGACACGAAGGACATCAGATTACAATTGATAATCGAGAATCGGATAAAGCTGTCAAACTATTATTAAAGTCAGCCAAAGACGAAATCAAACAAATTGAAGCCAAAGACATAGTAGCTGCTGCCGATTTAACTTATCCAGAAATTGCCCTCTTGGAATCCCAAGAAGTAGTTTCACCAGAAGATGCACTAGCAATTAGAAAATATTACCTGAAAGATTTCTACTGCCTAGATGAGCTAACATTAGAAGTTGTACTTTGGGACAAAGAAGGCCGACGACGCGGGGAACTGCTCAATTTAGAAGCGCAACTATACCCTGCATTAGGACTTGACAGAACAGCCAAATCATTAGAGAAACAAGCTAACTGGAATCAAGCTATTTGCCCGTGGGATATTTCCGGTACAGCACTGCGGCGTTCTATGCGAGAAGCATTTGGATTAAATGACTTTTTAGATCCAAACAAAGAATGGACTAAGGCTGACCTCAAACCCTACGCCGACAAGATTCGTAAATATGCCCCAGAAATATTACACCATCTCAACCGCACCATCAGCGACAAAATGAGTGATGTTCAGGTTGTGCATCAGATGTTATCACAGTTGGGAATCAAAGCGACATTTCGCTGGTCGAGGTTTGAGCCGGGGTTTGAGAGGCAAAAAATTAAAGTCTACCGACTGGATGCTGAAACTTGGTCTAACCTGATGTCCATATTAGCTAAACGTGCTGCACGACGCGAACGCCTTCAAAATCTTGGAGAGTCTGATGGATCAGCTATGTCTTTTAATACTCAAAATAATCTAGGAGATCCAAATCAACATCACCCGAAATCCCTTATAGAAACATTGATTGGACTTGTATGTACCGTCACGGGAGATGATGACCAGTTCTTAGTACAGAGCAAAACATTAGACAGTAGAGCCAGATGTCAGAACTTAACCAACAAGACAGTGGTTTTGTTGTCGTTCACTGAACTTACACCAGTGGATAGAACGTGA